In a single window of the Verrucomicrobiaceae bacterium genome:
- a CDS encoding substrate-binding domain-containing protein has protein sequence MNPRILLVILSCVLSILTGLVLSRGGAAAAASARQRPLIGLSMDTLKEERWQADRDLFVAQAAQLGADVEVQSANSNDTRQLADVEALITRGVDALVIIPHDAAAMAKAVHLAHQASIPVLSYDRLITGSDLDLYITFDNIKVGELQASFLAQRIPDGGKLRLLRIYGSKTDNNAKLFKQGQDNILQPLIAAGKIEVLHEDWADDWKPENAKKITNAAITKHGPQFDAILASNDGTAGGAIQALTEEGIQGKILVTGQDADLAACQRIAQGTQTMTVYKPLVQLAQQAAALAVKLARRQPIIAKDSTPNGQIDVPSVFLPIHAVTQENLRQTVIQDGFRSEADVFGK, from the coding sequence ATGAACCCGCGCATCCTCCTGGTCATCCTCTCCTGCGTCCTGAGCATTCTCACCGGGCTCGTCCTCTCACGCGGCGGCGCAGCAGCCGCCGCCAGCGCACGCCAGCGGCCCCTCATCGGACTCTCCATGGACACCTTAAAAGAAGAGCGCTGGCAGGCAGACCGCGACCTCTTCGTCGCCCAGGCCGCCCAGCTCGGAGCCGATGTCGAAGTCCAGTCCGCCAACAGCAACGACACCCGCCAGCTCGCCGACGTCGAAGCCCTCATCACCCGTGGCGTCGATGCCCTCGTCATCATCCCCCATGACGCCGCCGCCATGGCCAAAGCCGTCCACCTCGCCCACCAGGCCAGCATCCCCGTCCTCTCCTACGACCGCCTCATCACCGGCAGCGACCTCGATCTCTACATCACCTTTGACAACATCAAAGTCGGCGAGCTCCAGGCCAGCTTCCTCGCCCAGCGCATCCCCGACGGCGGAAAACTCCGCCTCCTGCGCATCTACGGCTCCAAAACCGACAACAACGCCAAACTCTTCAAGCAAGGCCAAGACAACATCCTCCAGCCCCTCATCGCCGCCGGCAAAATCGAAGTCCTCCACGAAGACTGGGCCGACGACTGGAAACCCGAAAACGCCAAAAAAATCACCAACGCCGCCATCACCAAGCACGGCCCCCAATTCGATGCCATCCTCGCCAGCAACGACGGCACCGCAGGCGGCGCCATCCAGGCCCTCACCGAAGAAGGCATCCAGGGCAAAATCCTCGTCACCGGCCAAGACGCCGACCTCGCCGCCTGCCAGCGCATCGCCCAGGGCACCCAGACCATGACCGTGTACAAGCCCCTCGTGCAGCTCGCCCAGCAAGCCGCCGCCCTTGCCGTCAAGCTCGCCCGCCGCCAGCCCATCATCGCCAAAGACAGCACCCCCAACGGCCAGATCGACGTCCCCTCCGTCTTCCTCCCCATCCACGCCGTCACCCAGGAAAACCTCCGCCAAACCGTCATCCAAGACGGCTTCCGCAGCGAAGCCGATGTCTTCGGCAAATGA
- a CDS encoding transposase yields the protein MGLDLRQRIISTCDRGEGTQEQIARRYGVSYGMVKKLLQQRRKTGCIKPRHHLAGRKKKIVAEHRIAIRKQLQRKPDMTLAELRDALGLECTLPAIHYVLVDMGLTYKKRRSAPLNKTAKTSPKRGGSGSASKAG from the coding sequence TTGGGTCTAGATCTTCGTCAACGCATTATCAGCACCTGCGACCGCGGTGAAGGCACGCAGGAACAGATTGCCCGGCGCTATGGGGTCTCCTATGGCATGGTCAAAAAGCTGCTCCAGCAGCGTCGCAAGACCGGCTGCATCAAGCCTCGACATCACCTTGCCGGACGCAAAAAGAAGATCGTGGCCGAACACCGCATCGCCATCCGCAAGCAACTCCAGCGTAAACCTGACATGACCCTGGCCGAGTTGCGCGATGCCCTGGGGCTGGAGTGCACGCTGCCCGCCATCCACTATGTGCTCGTGGATATGGGGCTGACATATAAAAAAAGACGCTCCGCGCCGCTGAACAAGACCGCGAAGACGTCGCCAAAGCGCGGCGGCAGTGGAAGCGCAAGCAAGGCGGGCTAG
- a CDS encoding helix-turn-helix domain-containing protein has protein sequence MARPCITLNLENATLEEVCVAMDCSPTKKGFRRLQALRWLYEGKSREQVADLSGFSLRQVLRFIQAFNLAGLDGLIPGRSSGRRRILPKEQVNEKFCLSSKIRRWLDRATGLR, from the coding sequence GTGGCCCGCCCGTGCATCACACTCAATCTCGAAAACGCGACCTTGGAAGAGGTCTGCGTGGCGATGGATTGCTCACCCACGAAGAAGGGCTTTCGTCGGCTTCAAGCGCTGCGCTGGCTTTATGAAGGCAAGAGCCGCGAGCAAGTCGCTGACCTCTCAGGCTTCAGCCTGCGGCAGGTTTTGCGCTTTATCCAAGCCTTCAATCTCGCCGGCCTTGATGGTCTCATTCCTGGGCGTAGCAGCGGCCGTCGCCGAATCCTGCCCAAGGAACAAGTGAACGAAAAATTCTGCCTCTCATCGAAGATCCGTCGCTGGCTGGACAGAGCCACTGGACTGCGGTGA
- a CDS encoding ATP-dependent Clp protease adaptor ClpS: MIRSATTTAPPPPKRAPVRPITQPGLPARQPRFEPPWHVILINDDEHSFEYVIDMMADIFGHSRELGKKIAEEVHEKGRVICATVHKELAELRQQQIHEYKPKDTDHGIGPMRCVIEPSV; encoded by the coding sequence ATGATCCGCAGCGCCACCACTACCGCCCCGCCACCGCCGAAGCGTGCCCCCGTCCGCCCCATTACTCAGCCAGGTCTGCCAGCTCGCCAGCCACGCTTCGAGCCACCATGGCATGTCATCCTCATCAATGACGACGAGCATAGCTTCGAGTACGTCATCGACATGATGGCCGACATTTTCGGCCACTCGCGTGAACTGGGCAAAAAGATCGCCGAGGAAGTGCATGAAAAAGGCCGCGTCATCTGCGCCACCGTGCACAAGGAGCTCGCCGAGCTACGCCAGCAGCAAATCCACGAGTACAAGCCCAAAGACACCGACCACGGCATCGGCCCCATGCGCTGCGTCATCGAGCCCTCCGTTTAG
- a CDS encoding transposase — translation MRNRWPIRCSPRYQARSLLIADRYYGQAPMLKELQKHSQRTQSHFWSECGKSSPCGVQSVHADGSAEVVVSLRERESPCADSSTTAPSKADEKQTPEANKARGRPRKHPPMRQSELPVREIVGRVRNAAGEWVKVRLWTSLSVQQGSARELLALYAKRWEQEVFYKELKLVLHGGHLLSAQRTETAQQELAALLIASSLVAEERLACAQSSEDEEVRQAGALRISMSHCLEHTVALLLVLEAAQGLMDEAAQGVLVRRVREQIAQAALPARRRRSCQRKVRQPVNKWPRLLSTSSLQASDDLIIDPFA, via the coding sequence ATGAGAAATCGCTGGCCGATCCGCTGCTCGCCGCGCTACCAGGCTCGCAGCCTGCTCATCGCCGACCGCTATTACGGGCAGGCTCCGATGCTCAAAGAACTGCAAAAACATTCGCAGCGCACGCAGAGTCACTTTTGGTCCGAGTGCGGCAAAAGCTCTCCGTGCGGAGTGCAAAGCGTGCATGCCGATGGCAGTGCGGAGGTGGTGGTGAGTCTGCGCGAGCGTGAGAGCCCATGCGCAGACTCGTCAACAACAGCTCCGTCCAAAGCTGACGAGAAGCAGACACCCGAGGCGAACAAAGCGCGGGGCCGCCCGCGCAAACATCCGCCGATGCGCCAGAGCGAGTTGCCAGTGCGCGAGATCGTGGGGCGAGTGCGCAACGCCGCTGGAGAGTGGGTGAAGGTGCGGCTGTGGACGAGCCTGAGCGTGCAGCAGGGCAGTGCGCGTGAGTTGTTGGCGTTGTATGCGAAGCGCTGGGAACAGGAAGTCTTTTACAAAGAACTCAAGCTCGTGCTTCACGGAGGGCATTTGCTCAGCGCACAACGCACCGAGACAGCACAGCAAGAACTCGCCGCGCTCCTCATCGCCAGCTCACTGGTGGCTGAGGAGCGACTAGCCTGCGCACAGAGCAGTGAGGATGAAGAAGTCCGGCAGGCAGGAGCGCTGCGCATCAGCATGAGCCACTGTTTGGAGCACACCGTAGCGCTGCTACTGGTGCTGGAGGCAGCGCAGGGCCTCATGGACGAGGCGGCACAAGGAGTGCTGGTGCGCCGAGTGCGAGAGCAAATCGCCCAAGCCGCGTTGCCAGCGCGACGAAGACGTAGTTGCCAGCGCAAGGTGCGACAGCCCGTGAACAAATGGCCACGCCTGCTCTCGACCTCTTCTCTCCAAGCCAGCGACGATCTCATCATCGACCCTTTTGCTTAG
- a CDS encoding methionine--tRNA ligase, giving the protein MPMKPFYITTAIDYTNAPPHIGHAYEKVLADVMARFQRQNGREVFFLTGVDQHGQKVQKSAEKAGKTPQQFVDDVTAHFTALWEKLDVRFDGWAATTDVRHKRVVQAMLQKLHDGGQLYKKSYSGHYSVRQEQFLTDKERGPDGNFGPEWGEVEWREEDAWYFKLSEHTEWLKGYIRSHPDFIFPPHRTNDVLNALEGSGGIDLCISRPKERLSWGIPLPFDEDSVNFVWFDALSNYISFAGYLAGEVGNEGLPQFEKIWPADAEIIGKDILVPAHAVYWPIMLHALGFADAEIPKLIVHGWWNVKGAKMSKSLGNVIDPNVLADTFTPDGLRYYLMRDIATGYDADFSDERIIMSYNKELAGGLGNLLNRSINMAQKYRSGILSLGDYDDELNQALRQTVAEATPAFVENMSAWAVHDGIAAAWRIVTHANAFVDSTKPFSLAKDPAQAARLDSVLYHLAEALTHVTVLLAPIMPRAMQAARAQIGWEMPVGFQFNDLRWGLLPNGHQLGIPVPLFPRLELGEG; this is encoded by the coding sequence CTGCCTATGAAGCCTTTTTACATCACTACCGCCATCGACTACACGAACGCGCCGCCCCACATCGGCCATGCGTATGAAAAAGTGCTGGCGGATGTCATGGCGCGGTTTCAGCGGCAAAATGGCCGCGAGGTGTTCTTTCTCACGGGGGTGGATCAGCACGGGCAGAAGGTGCAAAAAAGCGCGGAAAAGGCCGGAAAGACGCCGCAGCAGTTCGTGGATGATGTGACGGCGCACTTCACCGCGCTGTGGGAGAAGCTGGATGTGCGCTTCGATGGCTGGGCTGCCACCACCGATGTGCGGCACAAGCGTGTGGTGCAGGCGATGCTGCAAAAGCTCCACGATGGCGGCCAGCTCTACAAAAAGAGTTACAGCGGTCATTACAGCGTGCGGCAGGAGCAATTCCTCACGGACAAGGAGCGCGGCCCGGATGGCAACTTTGGCCCAGAATGGGGTGAGGTGGAGTGGCGTGAGGAGGATGCGTGGTATTTTAAGCTCAGTGAGCATACCGAGTGGCTAAAGGGCTACATCCGCAGCCACCCGGACTTCATTTTCCCTCCGCACCGCACGAATGACGTGCTCAATGCGCTGGAGGGCTCTGGCGGCATCGACCTGTGCATCTCACGGCCCAAGGAGCGACTGAGCTGGGGCATTCCGCTGCCTTTTGATGAGGACTCGGTGAATTTTGTGTGGTTCGATGCGCTGTCAAATTACATCAGCTTCGCGGGTTATCTGGCGGGTGAGGTGGGCAATGAAGGCCTGCCGCAGTTTGAGAAAATCTGGCCCGCAGATGCGGAGATCATCGGCAAGGACATCCTGGTGCCTGCCCATGCGGTGTATTGGCCCATCATGCTGCATGCCCTGGGCTTCGCGGATGCGGAGATCCCGAAGCTCATCGTCCACGGCTGGTGGAATGTGAAAGGTGCCAAGATGAGCAAAAGCCTGGGCAATGTGATCGATCCAAATGTGCTGGCAGATACCTTCACGCCAGATGGTCTGCGCTATTACCTGATGCGTGACATTGCGACCGGCTACGATGCCGACTTCAGCGATGAGCGCATCATCATGAGCTACAACAAGGAGCTGGCCGGCGGTCTGGGCAATCTGCTCAATCGCAGCATCAACATGGCGCAGAAGTATCGCTCCGGCATCCTGTCGCTGGGTGATTATGATGATGAGCTCAATCAGGCACTACGCCAGACCGTGGCGGAGGCCACGCCTGCCTTTGTGGAGAATATGAGTGCCTGGGCCGTGCATGATGGCATCGCCGCTGCCTGGCGCATCGTCACCCACGCGAATGCCTTCGTCGATAGCACCAAGCCCTTCTCCCTGGCCAAGGACCCAGCGCAGGCGGCCCGGCTCGACAGCGTGCTCTACCATCTGGCGGAGGCACTGACGCATGTGACCGTGCTACTGGCCCCCATCATGCCACGGGCGATGCAGGCTGCGCGGGCACAGATCGGCTGGGAGATGCCCGTGGGCTTCCAGTTCAATGATTTGCGCTGGGGTCTCTTGCCGAACGGGCACCAACTCGGCATTCCCGTGCCCCTTTTCCCCCGCCTGGAGTTGGGGGAAGGATGA
- a CDS encoding ribulokinase — MTPRYSLGIDYGTNSCRSLLIDLDSGAEVGSTVFHYPSGEMGILLDPKDPHVARQNPQDYLDGLESVVRGALSQAQAQISGFDPAQVIGIGIDTTGSTPIPVNRAGTPLGLLPEFKDNLNAMVWLWKDHTGHAEAAEITALAHQMRPHIIAKCGGIYSSEWWWSKILRLRRVDERVFDAAYSFVEHCDWIPAVLTGQTDPLTLKRGICSAGHKAMFSDEWGGLPDKEFLAQLDPKLADLRDRLYSTAHTADTKAGGLCPEWAQRLGLAPGTAIAVGAFDAHMGAVGAGIREGTLVKILGTSTCDLMIAPTTQPLADIPGVCGIVTGSVLPGYYGIEAGQSAVGDLFLWLVNHLVPDSYGRDAGEKFVNMEKAMSAQKPGATGLLALDWNNGNRTILVDVRLTGLLLGQTLHTEAHEIYRAYIEATAFGALTIIQRVEQYGVRIDQIINTGGLSIKNATLMQIYADVIGKPMKVSQSEQTCALGAAIFGATAAGAGDLATLQARVTATREKVYHPIPENVAIYRQLYTLYRTLHDAFGTATWSGQLAHVMKQLLDIRTRQSA; from the coding sequence ATGACACCACGTTACTCCCTCGGCATCGACTACGGCACAAACTCCTGCCGCTCCCTCCTCATCGACCTCGACAGCGGCGCAGAAGTGGGCTCCACCGTTTTTCACTACCCCAGTGGCGAGATGGGCATCCTCCTCGATCCCAAAGATCCCCACGTCGCCCGGCAGAATCCCCAGGACTACCTCGATGGCCTAGAGAGCGTCGTGCGCGGTGCCCTCAGCCAGGCGCAGGCCCAGATCAGCGGATTTGATCCCGCACAGGTCATCGGCATCGGCATCGACACCACCGGCAGCACCCCCATTCCCGTGAATCGTGCAGGCACCCCGCTGGGACTGCTGCCCGAGTTCAAAGACAACCTCAACGCCATGGTCTGGCTCTGGAAAGACCACACCGGCCATGCCGAAGCCGCCGAGATCACCGCACTCGCCCACCAGATGCGCCCGCACATCATCGCCAAATGCGGCGGTATCTACTCCAGCGAGTGGTGGTGGAGCAAAATCCTCCGCCTCCGCCGCGTCGATGAACGCGTCTTTGATGCCGCCTACAGCTTCGTCGAGCATTGCGACTGGATCCCCGCCGTACTCACCGGCCAGACCGATCCACTCACCCTGAAGCGCGGCATCTGCTCCGCCGGGCACAAAGCCATGTTCAGCGATGAATGGGGCGGCCTCCCCGACAAAGAATTCCTCGCCCAGCTCGACCCGAAGCTCGCCGATCTGCGTGACCGCCTCTACTCCACCGCCCACACTGCCGACACGAAAGCCGGTGGCCTCTGCCCCGAGTGGGCGCAGCGCCTCGGGCTCGCTCCCGGCACCGCCATCGCCGTCGGGGCCTTTGATGCCCACATGGGTGCAGTCGGAGCCGGCATCCGCGAGGGCACCTTGGTCAAGATCCTCGGCACCAGCACCTGCGATCTCATGATCGCACCCACCACCCAGCCCCTCGCAGACATCCCCGGCGTCTGCGGCATCGTCACCGGCAGCGTATTGCCCGGCTACTACGGCATCGAGGCCGGACAGAGCGCCGTCGGCGACCTCTTCCTCTGGCTCGTCAATCACCTCGTCCCCGACAGCTACGGCCGCGATGCAGGCGAAAAATTCGTCAACATGGAAAAAGCCATGTCCGCGCAGAAACCCGGTGCCACCGGCCTCCTCGCACTCGATTGGAACAACGGCAACCGCACCATCCTCGTCGATGTCCGCCTCACCGGCCTCCTCCTCGGCCAGACCCTGCACACCGAGGCCCATGAAATCTACCGCGCCTACATCGAAGCCACCGCCTTCGGAGCCCTCACCATCATCCAGCGCGTCGAGCAATACGGCGTCCGCATCGACCAGATCATCAACACCGGCGGCCTCAGCATCAAAAACGCCACCCTCATGCAGATCTACGCCGACGTCATCGGCAAGCCCATGAAAGTCAGCCAGAGCGAGCAGACCTGCGCCCTCGGAGCCGCCATCTTCGGAGCCACCGCCGCAGGCGCAGGCGATCTCGCCACCCTTCAGGCACGCGTCACCGCCACCCGCGAAAAAGTATATCACCCCATCCCAGAGAACGTCGCCATCTACCGCCAGCTCTACACCCTCTACCGCACCCTGCATGACGCCTTTGGCACCGCCACCTGGAGCGGCCAGCTCGCCCACGTCATGAAGCAGCTCCTCGACATCCGCACCCGCCAATCCGCATGA
- a CDS encoding IS630 family transposase yields MLPLIEDPSLAGQSHWTAVKLHGWIKQNLQTQLGYSTTVRYLHEHDYRLKVPRPWPLNQDEDKRQAFCQKLQRWVADPSVDLWFSDESGFEGDPRPRRTWTKIGKVRHSPYLGEHIRYNVFGAVRPKDGRLGALLFNLCDSVTFQVFLDTLAEENPHVAGRRAILVLDNASWHKTKSLNWHHFEPEYLPPRSPDLNAIERLWLRMKADWFNGWIAKTSEQLQDRIIESLRSLFDQPSILQSQCRPKTRL; encoded by the coding sequence ATTCTGCCTCTCATCGAAGATCCGTCGCTGGCTGGACAGAGCCACTGGACTGCGGTGAAGTTGCACGGCTGGATCAAGCAGAACCTGCAAACGCAGCTCGGCTACAGCACCACCGTGCGCTATCTCCACGAGCACGATTACCGCCTCAAAGTTCCGCGCCCCTGGCCGCTCAACCAGGATGAGGACAAGCGCCAAGCCTTCTGCCAAAAGCTCCAGCGCTGGGTGGCCGATCCGAGCGTCGACCTGTGGTTCAGCGACGAAAGCGGCTTTGAAGGCGATCCGCGCCCGCGCCGCACCTGGACCAAGATCGGCAAGGTGCGCCACTCACCTTATCTCGGCGAGCACATCCGCTACAATGTGTTTGGTGCCGTGCGGCCCAAAGATGGAAGGCTCGGCGCACTGCTCTTCAACCTGTGCGACAGCGTCACTTTTCAGGTGTTCCTTGACACTCTGGCCGAAGAGAATCCGCACGTGGCAGGACGCCGCGCCATCCTGGTGCTCGACAACGCCTCATGGCACAAGACCAAGAGTCTTAACTGGCACCACTTTGAGCCCGAGTATCTGCCACCACGCTCGCCCGATCTCAACGCCATCGAACGCTTGTGGCTGCGCATGAAGGCCGACTGGTTCAACGGCTGGATCGCCAAGACTTCCGAGCAACTTCAGGACCGTATCATCGAGTCCCTACGCTCTTTGTTCGACCAGCCATCCATCCTTCAGTCCCAGTGCCGCCCAAAGACGCGTTTATGA
- a CDS encoding mandelate racemase/muconate lactonizing enzyme family protein, with protein sequence MSNPKATDIHVIAAEVYFLPVSMRVPLKFGPETVTKADCLRVRVTVQDEKGRTASGWGETPLSVSWVWPSTLSVAMRAQRMRDFSILLATRLVQSDLRGHPMEIGQDFIHGILASATQEANAAAGGDPMPYLGSLVAFSAFDIAVHDAYGRLHERDIYATYNSDFMSRDLAAFITPEEGSGVCFRGRQVQDYLVMDAPSSLPVWHLVGGVDALEKHDLHGTEPHDAHPILLADWIVRDGLRCLKVKLRGTDAEWDYERMLRVAHIGLPLGVQWLSADFNCTVKDPAYVNDIMDRLLRDEPEIYARTLYVEQPFPYDLEAHQTDVRSVSARKPLFLDESAHDWEYVRLGRRLGWSGVALKTCKTQTGALLSLCWAKAHGMPLMVQDLTNPMLAIIPHVRLAAQAGTIQGVECNAMQFYPDASAPDETIHPGLHRRRDGRIDLSTLRGPGFGYREAEIPRVLPEPTTRVHR encoded by the coding sequence ATGAGTAACCCCAAAGCTACCGACATCCACGTCATCGCCGCTGAAGTCTATTTCCTGCCCGTTTCCATGCGGGTGCCGCTGAAGTTCGGGCCCGAGACGGTGACAAAGGCGGACTGCCTCCGCGTGCGCGTCACCGTGCAGGATGAAAAGGGCCGCACGGCCTCTGGCTGGGGCGAGACGCCGCTGAGCGTCTCTTGGGTCTGGCCGAGCACGCTGAGCGTGGCGATGCGGGCACAGCGCATGCGAGATTTCTCGATCCTGCTGGCCACGCGGCTGGTGCAGAGTGACCTGCGTGGTCATCCGATGGAGATCGGGCAGGATTTCATCCACGGCATCCTGGCCAGTGCGACGCAGGAGGCAAATGCAGCCGCAGGGGGCGATCCCATGCCTTACCTGGGCTCGCTGGTGGCCTTCAGTGCCTTTGATATCGCCGTGCATGATGCCTACGGCCGTCTGCATGAGCGTGACATCTACGCGACTTATAACAGCGACTTCATGAGCCGTGATCTGGCTGCCTTCATCACACCGGAGGAGGGCTCGGGCGTGTGTTTCCGGGGCCGTCAGGTGCAGGATTATCTGGTCATGGATGCGCCATCTAGCCTGCCGGTGTGGCATCTCGTCGGTGGCGTGGATGCGCTGGAGAAGCACGACCTGCACGGCACCGAGCCGCATGATGCGCACCCCATTCTACTAGCCGACTGGATCGTGCGTGATGGCCTGCGCTGCCTCAAAGTGAAACTGCGCGGCACCGATGCGGAGTGGGACTATGAGCGCATGCTCCGCGTGGCCCACATCGGCCTGCCACTAGGCGTCCAGTGGCTCAGTGCGGACTTTAACTGCACGGTGAAAGACCCCGCTTACGTGAATGACATCATGGACCGGCTCCTGCGTGATGAGCCCGAGATCTACGCCCGCACGCTCTATGTCGAGCAGCCTTTCCCGTATGATCTGGAAGCGCATCAGACGGATGTGCGCAGCGTCTCGGCCCGCAAACCGCTCTTCCTCGATGAAAGTGCGCATGATTGGGAATACGTGCGTCTGGGCCGCCGCCTGGGCTGGTCTGGCGTGGCACTGAAGACCTGCAAAACGCAGACCGGTGCCCTACTCAGCCTCTGCTGGGCCAAAGCGCACGGCATGCCGCTGATGGTGCAGGATTTGACCAATCCGATGCTCGCCATCATCCCGCATGTGCGGCTCGCCGCGCAGGCGGGGACGATCCAGGGCGTGGAGTGCAATGCCATGCAGTTCTATCCAGATGCCTCTGCCCCGGATGAGACGATCCACCCTGGCCTACACCGCCGCCGCGATGGCCGCATCGACCTCTCCACGCTACGCGGCCCCGGATTCGGCTACCGCGAAGCCGAGATCCCACGCGTACTCCCAGAGCCGACGACCCGCGTTCATCGCTGA
- a CDS encoding ketoacyl-ACP synthase III, translated as MTTSQPFCASSIIGTGSYMPSRVMTNDELSKIVDTSDEWITSRTGIKERRIAAENEATSDLASEAARRALENAGVKPEEIQLIIVATVTPDMFFPSTACFVQKKIGASNAVCFDVSAACSGFLYALQVARHFINTGNRTTALVIGAEKLTSLVNWQDRNTCVLFGDGAGAVVIRRAAEEDKNAQGRVLSTVMGSDGNLTDLLKVPGGASACPITAENVLSRPNTIHMEGRETFKHAVTRMLEASQQALEMAGLTAADVSLVIPHQANARIIGAIAERLNLPIEKVFMNLDKYGNTSAATIPVALDEAHRAGRIQKGDVVLLVAFGGGFTWASSVLRW; from the coding sequence ATGACCACCTCCCAGCCCTTCTGCGCCTCCAGCATCATCGGAACGGGCAGTTACATGCCCAGCCGCGTGATGACCAACGACGAGCTCTCCAAGATCGTCGATACCTCCGATGAATGGATCACCTCCCGCACCGGCATCAAAGAGCGACGCATCGCTGCTGAAAATGAAGCCACCAGCGACCTCGCCTCCGAGGCTGCCCGCCGCGCCCTGGAAAATGCAGGCGTAAAGCCAGAGGAGATCCAGCTCATCATCGTCGCCACGGTCACGCCGGACATGTTTTTCCCCAGCACGGCGTGTTTCGTGCAGAAGAAGATCGGCGCATCCAATGCGGTCTGCTTTGATGTCTCCGCGGCCTGCTCTGGCTTCCTTTACGCCCTCCAAGTCGCCCGCCACTTCATCAACACGGGGAACCGCACCACCGCGCTCGTCATCGGCGCTGAAAAGCTCACCAGCCTGGTCAATTGGCAGGATCGCAATACCTGCGTGCTGTTTGGCGACGGTGCTGGCGCTGTCGTCATCCGCCGCGCTGCGGAAGAAGATAAAAACGCCCAAGGCCGTGTCCTCAGCACCGTCATGGGCAGTGATGGAAACCTCACCGACCTGCTCAAAGTCCCCGGTGGTGCCTCCGCCTGCCCGATCACGGCTGAAAACGTCCTCAGCCGCCCCAACACCATCCATATGGAAGGCCGCGAGACCTTTAAACATGCCGTCACCCGCATGCTCGAGGCCTCCCAGCAGGCTTTGGAGATGGCCGGGCTCACCGCCGCGGATGTCTCCCTCGTCATTCCGCATCAGGCGAACGCCCGCATCATCGGTGCCATCGCCGAGCGTCTGAATCTGCCCATCGAAAAGGTTTTCATGAACCTCGATAAATACGGCAACACCAGTGCTGCCACCATCCCAGTCGCCCTCGATGAAGCCCATCGTGCCGGGCGCATTCAAAAAGGTGATGTCGTGCTCCTCGTCGCCTTTGGCGGCGGCTTCACCTGGGCCAGTTCTGTCCTGCGCTGGTAA
- a CDS encoding aminopeptidase encodes MNSMLLRPFSSAFRTLLPSSLALLLASCSTVEFYSQAMKGQAEITSKKRPIEAVLADKAESEAVKHKLRLALKLREYAKTELKLPAESFGTYTDLERPFVVWVVYASERFNVEPKQWWYPFIGRLSYRGFFAQEDARQEALRLKNQGYDVFAAGVEAYSTLGFFKDPVLNTCLHRSDAEFAELIFHELTHTRLFIAGDTDFNEAFATANAEAAVRRWLRSQGRLSELREYEAHLHRESSMIRLALETRQQLKTLYTTEKEPLEQKRSVLTALQRKLATLGVQDKATNVQTGTDLAITWNNARLNTVSTYHAMVPGFEKMLRDAGGDLETFYKAVEKMKTMSKAERKRALGL; translated from the coding sequence GTGAACTCCATGCTGCTGCGTCCCTTTTCCTCTGCGTTCCGCACACTCCTGCCGTCTTCGTTGGCACTGCTGCTCGCTTCTTGCAGCACGGTGGAGTTTTACTCGCAGGCCATGAAGGGCCAGGCAGAGATCACCTCCAAAAAACGCCCCATCGAAGCCGTCCTGGCCGATAAAGCCGAAAGTGAGGCCGTGAAGCACAAACTGCGCCTGGCACTGAAACTACGCGAGTATGCGAAAACGGAGCTGAAACTGCCAGCGGAGAGTTTTGGCACCTACACAGACCTAGAGCGGCCCTTCGTCGTCTGGGTGGTCTATGCGTCGGAGCGCTTCAATGTGGAGCCAAAGCAGTGGTGGTATCCCTTTATCGGCAGGCTTTCCTATCGCGGCTTCTTTGCCCAGGAAGATGCGCGGCAGGAGGCCCTGCGGCTGAAAAACCAGGGCTACGATGTCTTTGCGGCGGGTGTGGAGGCCTACTCCACGCTGGGCTTCTTCAAAGACCCCGTGCTCAATACCTGCCTGCACCGCAGCGATGCCGAATTCGCCGAGCTCATCTTCCATGAGCTCACGCACACGCGGCTCTTCATCGCAGGTGACACGGACTTTAATGAGGCCTTTGCCACCGCCAATGCCGAGGCGGCTGTACGACGCTGGCTGCGCTCTCAGGGCCGTCTGAGCGAGCTCCGCGAGTATGAGGCACACCTGCACCGTGAGAGCAGCATGATCCGCCTGGCGCTAGAGACACGGCAGCAGCTCAAAACCCTCTACACCACCGAAAAAGAGCCCCTAGAGCAAAAACGCAGCGTCCTCACCGCCCTCCAGCGCAAGCTCGCCACCCTCGGGGTGCAGGATAAAGCCACCAATGTGCAAACCGGAACCGATCTCGCCATCACCTGGAACAATGCACGCCTCAACACCGTGTCCACCTACCACGCGATGGTCCCCGGCTTTGAAAAAATGCTCCGCGATGCCGGTGGCGACCTGGAGACCTTTTACAAGGCCGTGGAGAAGATGAAAACCATGTCCAAAGCCGAGCGCAAGCGTGCACTAGGGCTGTGA